The Clostridium sporogenes genome contains a region encoding:
- a CDS encoding ABC transporter permease, with the protein MNIFNKVTLQGMKKSRTRTMVTIIGVILSAAMITAVATFGVSLLNYLANGSAQKYGGWHVQFLNVDSSFVQKQTHDDRVANTAAFENIGYAKLNGGKNPKKPYLFIAGFSKEAFNTLPINLTSGRLPKNSGEVLVSMNVQVKGGVKFVAGDTLSLDVGNRINGNKNLGQQDPYTSGKETFVPKTKKTYKVVGICHLQGFEEASAPGCTLITKADAQNKADSLNLFVTLKNPRQVHTYANSMAVGHRYVLNDNVLRFMGLSEDKIFNMLLYSVGGILIALIMIGSIFLIYNSFNISLNERTHQFGILSSVGATAKQLRNSVLFEGLCIGAVGIPIGVIVGIGSISLVISVVAKNFGNVMYSNVPLTLKVSIPVIVGAAAVSMVTILISAYIPARKSASTPVMESIRQTNEVKVEAKAVKISKLAQRIYGLEGTLALKNFKRNKKRYRSIVLSLVLSVVLFISTSAFVTNLKQLSERSVVFTTYDIGLATQDMEDSKMLQLYDKLKTADGIYESSYQALMKYSCAAKASDLSDTYKKYAGLHSMNKTINLPMTMQFLDDSTYLNSIKDLGLPAEKYTGKNAKIIAVAKITNHMEANQEVDKFIDMFKSSSMNFTIAPEINGKPKMEQGRNVSIKFVNTVPPDTLPMLEESGSNKPFIFRVIAPYSLKEEFETPDAHVAIKGSTFRSKTPSQSIAKMEAMIKNMGIKSPYTMYNMHKMYDENRNYVFIINVFAYTFIVMISLIAIANVFNTISTNIKLRRRELAMLRSVGMSDRDFQKMMNFECALYGMRALLFGLPIAVISSWLIYKGMVSGGADISFIFPWGSMGISIFSVLLVVFITMLYSISKIKKENIIDALRDDMN; encoded by the coding sequence ATGAATATTTTCAATAAAGTTACACTGCAAGGCATGAAAAAAAGCCGTACACGAACAATGGTAACAATTATCGGAGTTATTCTATCTGCAGCTATGATTACGGCAGTGGCTACCTTTGGTGTTTCTCTGTTGAACTATCTGGCAAACGGCTCAGCACAGAAATATGGTGGTTGGCACGTCCAGTTTTTAAATGTTGATTCATCTTTTGTGCAAAAGCAAACCCATGATGATAGAGTTGCAAATACTGCAGCATTTGAAAATATCGGCTATGCAAAACTTAACGGAGGGAAAAACCCAAAAAAGCCCTATCTTTTTATAGCTGGATTTAGCAAGGAAGCCTTTAATACCTTGCCCATAAATCTGACATCAGGAAGATTGCCTAAAAATAGCGGTGAGGTTCTTGTTTCCATGAACGTTCAAGTAAAAGGCGGCGTTAAATTCGTGGCGGGTGACACGCTTTCACTTGATGTGGGAAATCGTATAAATGGCAATAAGAATCTCGGTCAACAGGATCCTTACACTTCCGGTAAGGAAACTTTTGTGCCAAAAACCAAGAAAACTTACAAGGTTGTCGGTATCTGCCATTTACAAGGTTTTGAGGAAGCTTCTGCGCCAGGATGTACTTTAATAACAAAAGCAGATGCACAAAACAAAGCGGACAGCTTAAACTTATTTGTTACGCTTAAAAATCCACGACAAGTTCATACTTACGCAAACAGCATGGCGGTGGGCCATAGATATGTTTTGAATGATAATGTGTTGCGATTTATGGGACTTTCAGAGGATAAAATCTTCAACATGCTTTTGTATTCAGTTGGCGGCATTTTGATTGCTTTGATTATGATAGGCTCAATTTTTCTGATTTATAATTCATTCAACATATCACTGAATGAACGTACACACCAGTTCGGCATTCTCTCATCAGTGGGAGCCACAGCAAAGCAACTGCGAAATTCGGTGCTATTTGAGGGACTTTGTATTGGTGCAGTGGGAATACCTATTGGTGTTATTGTGGGCATAGGCAGTATTAGTCTTGTGATTTCTGTTGTGGCCAAGAATTTCGGGAATGTTATGTACAGCAACGTACCTTTAACTTTGAAGGTATCCATACCCGTGATTGTCGGTGCGGCGGCGGTCAGCATGGTTACGATTTTGATTTCGGCATATATACCGGCTCGAAAGTCCGCAAGCACCCCCGTTATGGAGAGTATTCGCCAGACAAATGAGGTTAAAGTTGAAGCTAAAGCCGTAAAAATATCAAAACTGGCGCAGCGTATTTACGGTTTGGAGGGAACCCTTGCGCTAAAGAATTTTAAAAGAAACAAGAAACGTTATCGCAGCATTGTGCTATCACTTGTTTTAAGTGTAGTGTTGTTTATATCAACCAGTGCTTTTGTAACGAATTTGAAACAGTTGTCGGAGAGGTCAGTAGTATTTACTACCTATGATATCGGTTTGGCTACGCAGGACATGGAGGATAGCAAAATGTTACAGCTTTACGACAAACTAAAAACTGCTGACGGTATTTATGAAAGTTCGTATCAAGCGCTTATGAAGTATTCATGCGCTGCCAAAGCAAGCGATCTTTCAGACACCTATAAGAAATACGCAGGTTTACATTCGATGAATAAAACGATTAATCTGCCAATGACTATGCAGTTTCTTGATGACAGCACCTATCTGAATAGTATCAAAGATTTGGGCTTGCCTGCAGAGAAATATACTGGAAAAAATGCGAAAATAATCGCCGTTGCTAAAATAACAAACCACATGGAAGCTAATCAGGAGGTTGACAAGTTTATTGATATGTTCAAAAGTTCTTCCATGAATTTTACCATTGCTCCCGAAATAAATGGCAAGCCGAAGATGGAACAGGGGCGAAACGTAAGCATTAAGTTTGTCAATACCGTGCCACCTGATACACTTCCAATGCTAGAAGAGTCCGGGTCTAATAAGCCGTTTATTTTTAGGGTGATAGCCCCATATTCGCTCAAAGAAGAGTTTGAAACCCCAGATGCCCATGTGGCTATTAAGGGCTCCACCTTCCGCTCAAAGACTCCATCACAATCCATAGCTAAAATGGAAGCGATGATTAAAAATATGGGAATTAAATCACCGTATACCATGTATAATATGCATAAAATGTATGATGAGAACAGAAATTATGTATTCATTATCAACGTGTTCGCTTATACTTTTATCGTTATGATTTCGCTGATTGCCATTGCCAATGTGTTCAACACGATTTCTACGAATATCAAGTTGCGCAGACGAGAGCTTGCCATGCTCCGTTCTGTGGGGATGTCTGATCGGGATTTTCAAAAGATGATGAATTTCGAGTGTGCTCTTTATGGTATGAGGGCGTTGCTATTCGGGCTTCCCATAGCGGTAATCTCCTCTTGGCTAATTTACAAAGGTATGGTCAGCGGCGGAGCAGACATCAGTTTTATATTCCCATGGGGCAGTATGGGAATCAGCATATTCAGCGTGCTCCTTGTGGTATTCATTACAATGCTGTACTCTATTAGCAAGATAAAAAAAGAAAATATAATTGATGCGCTTCGAGATGACATGAATTGA
- a CDS encoding helix-turn-helix domain-containing protein — MDYITTKEVAKNWGITDRMVVYHCSAGRIKGAKKMGNTWLIPVDAEKPDDGRYRSSKVKDGENK; from the coding sequence ATGGATTATATAACGACAAAAGAAGTAGCGAAAAATTGGGGAATCACAGATAGAATGGTAGTGTACCATTGCTCTGCTGGACGGATTAAGGGAGCTAAAAAAATGGGAAATACATGGCTTATTCCGGTTGATGCTGAAAAACCAGATGACGGACGATATAGGAGCAGTAAAGTAAAGGATGGTGAAAATAAATGA
- the ribE gene encoding 6,7-dimethyl-8-ribityllumazine synthase has translation MKIYEGKLTAEGLKVGIIVSRFNEFITSKLLSGSIDCLKRHGAKEDNIEICWVPGAFEIPVIAKKMASKGKYDAVICLGTVIRGATPHFDYVSSEVSKGVAHVSLDKEVPVIFGVLTTDTIEQAIERAGTKAGNKGYDAAMSAIEMSNLIKILD, from the coding sequence ATGAAAATATATGAAGGAAAATTAACAGCAGAAGGGTTAAAAGTAGGAATAATAGTTTCAAGATTTAATGAGTTTATAACATCAAAATTATTATCAGGGTCTATAGATTGCTTAAAAAGACATGGAGCTAAAGAAGATAATATAGAAATATGTTGGGTACCCGGGGCTTTTGAAATACCTGTAATAGCAAAAAAAATGGCATCAAAGGGTAAATATGATGCAGTAATTTGTTTAGGAACAGTAATAAGAGGGGCAACACCTCATTTTGATTATGTATCTAGTGAAGTTTCAAAGGGAGTGGCTCATGTATCATTGGATAAAGAAGTGCCAGTAATATTTGGAGTATTAACCACAGATACCATAGAGCAAGCTATAGAGAGAGCAGGTACAAAGGCAGGGAATAAAGGCTATGATGCAGCTATGTCAGCTATAGAAATGTCAAATTTAATAAAAATTTTAGATTAG
- a CDS encoding response regulator transcription factor: MKRIFLVEDDKTIAKNLMLLLRKEGFTVTHASTRSEALSALAGDKFDLALIDISLPDGNGFTVCTEIKERQDIPVIFLTASGDEASVVTGLNIGADDYITKPFRPRELIARIRTALRKSGGSPSAFEICGLHVDMASGVVKKNGREIFLSALEYRLLLVFINNAKNIITRGRLLDELWDAAGEFVNDNTLTVYIKRLREKIENDPASPQIILTVRGTGYKLGDGYASE, translated from the coding sequence ATGAAACGGATATTTTTGGTTGAGGACGATAAAACAATCGCTAAAAACCTTATGCTTTTACTCCGCAAAGAGGGATTTACAGTCACTCACGCCTCTACGCGGAGTGAAGCCCTTTCCGCACTTGCCGGGGATAAATTTGACTTGGCTTTGATTGATATTTCTTTGCCTGACGGAAATGGATTTACGGTTTGCACGGAAATCAAAGAAAGGCAAGATATTCCAGTCATATTTTTGACAGCTTCTGGCGATGAAGCAAGTGTTGTTACTGGGCTGAACATAGGCGCAGACGACTATATAACCAAGCCTTTTCGTCCTCGTGAACTGATCGCACGAATCAGAACCGCCCTGAGAAAAAGCGGAGGTTCTCCATCGGCTTTTGAAATCTGCGGGCTTCATGTGGATATGGCAAGTGGTGTTGTGAAAAAGAACGGTAGAGAGATTTTTCTTTCAGCTTTAGAATACCGCTTGCTGTTGGTATTTATTAACAATGCCAAAAATATTATCACCAGGGGAAGGCTGCTTGACGAATTGTGGGACGCAGCTGGTGAGTTTGTCAATGACAATACATTGACCGTGTACATAAAACGCCTACGAGAAAAGATAGAAAACGATCCTGCAAGCCCGCAAATCATTCTGACCGTTCGTGGGACAGGATATAAATTGGGGGATGGATATGCTTCGGAATAG
- a CDS encoding LTA synthase family protein has translation MKKYKTYLYNYWDIILFFILMLTKLLTYGSKLQLEHFKYSRILYPAIGSILLVIALCLIFKRKGRFIFLLLFNILISIIIIGDLNYFRYFKDLFSLPILINSFQLGAVGSSVLELFNFWDLIYILDILILIPLFLTLKSKCIFPQNNYKFDYKLIIITLIIAIPIEFISFYKLSQEQPKLISTMYNKVYIAEKLGVLNYHYIDFYCSSTNFIKRKMPVSSNKKEDIKNVLAQKNTSYNSSKYKDIYGGKNVILIQVEALQNFVINKKINNKEITPNLNKFLNKSLYFNNYFYQIASGSTSDAEFITNNSLYPAASGAAYFLYAGNHFNSLPSELKKKGYNTAAFHGYKENFWNRNLMYKNINIDRFYSEKDYKKDEKIGLGLSDKCFLNETIEKIKKLKEPYFSFVVTLTSHFPYEATDKYGEFDVGEYEGTLLGNYMKSIHYTDEQLGVFLDKLEKENILANSIIAIYGDHYAIPRENEKDLSNFLGKDIDELNWIELQKVPLIIHTPDEKLKGTNNEYCGQIDLYPTLANLLNIKNNTMFGRDLLNSKNECVIFRNGSFTDGKVFYISPTNTYYDIKTHKEISETEELKAKKNNAISELNSSDNILKHDLLKNNKLN, from the coding sequence ATGAAAAAATATAAAACATATTTATATAACTATTGGGATATTATTTTATTTTTTATTCTTATGCTCACAAAACTTTTGACTTATGGTAGCAAACTTCAATTGGAACACTTTAAATATAGTAGAATATTGTATCCTGCTATTGGGTCTATTCTTTTAGTAATAGCTTTATGCCTTATTTTCAAAAGAAAGGGCAGATTTATTTTTCTTCTTTTGTTTAATATTTTAATTTCTATTATTATTATAGGAGATTTAAATTATTTTAGATATTTTAAAGATTTATTTTCTCTGCCTATACTTATAAATAGCTTCCAACTAGGAGCAGTGGGGTCAAGCGTATTGGAGCTTTTTAACTTTTGGGATTTAATTTATATATTAGACATATTAATTTTAATTCCTTTATTTTTGACACTTAAAAGTAAATGTATATTCCCTCAAAATAATTATAAATTTGATTATAAATTAATAATTATAACTTTAATTATTGCCATACCTATAGAGTTTATAAGTTTTTATAAATTATCTCAAGAGCAACCAAAGCTTATTTCAACTATGTATAATAAAGTTTATATTGCTGAAAAATTAGGAGTCTTAAACTATCATTATATTGATTTTTATTGTTCTAGTACAAACTTTATAAAAAGAAAAATGCCTGTAAGTTCTAATAAAAAAGAAGATATAAAAAATGTTCTGGCACAAAAGAATACCTCTTATAACTCTTCTAAATATAAAGATATCTATGGGGGTAAAAATGTAATACTTATACAGGTAGAAGCTTTGCAAAACTTTGTTATAAATAAAAAAATAAACAATAAAGAAATAACTCCAAATTTAAATAAGTTTTTAAATAAATCTTTATACTTTAACAATTACTTTTATCAAATAGCTTCTGGAAGTACTTCCGATGCAGAATTTATAACTAATAACTCTTTATATCCCGCGGCTTCTGGTGCTGCTTACTTTTTATATGCAGGTAATCATTTTAATTCCCTTCCTTCAGAACTTAAAAAAAAGGGATATAATACAGCTGCCTTCCATGGATATAAAGAAAATTTTTGGAACAGAAACTTAATGTATAAAAATATAAATATTGACCGATTTTATAGTGAAAAAGATTATAAAAAAGATGAAAAAATAGGTTTAGGACTTAGTGATAAATGCTTTTTAAATGAAACTATAGAAAAAATCAAAAAGCTTAAAGAACCTTATTTTTCTTTTGTTGTAACCTTAACAAGTCATTTTCCCTATGAAGCTACAGATAAATATGGAGAATTTGATGTAGGAGAATATGAAGGAACTCTTTTAGGAAACTATATGAAATCTATACATTATACAGATGAACAATTAGGTGTTTTCTTAGATAAATTAGAAAAAGAAAATATTTTAGCTAACTCTATAATAGCCATATATGGGGATCACTATGCTATACCAAGAGAAAATGAAAAAGATTTGTCTAATTTCCTGGGAAAAGATATAGATGAATTAAACTGGATAGAACTTCAAAAGGTCCCTTTAATAATTCACACTCCTGATGAAAAATTAAAGGGAACAAACAATGAATATTGTGGTCAAATAGACTTATACCCTACATTAGCAAATTTATTAAATATAAAAAATAATACTATGTTTGGAAGGGATCTTTTAAACAGCAAAAATGAATGTGTAATTTTTAGAAATGGGTCCTTTACTGATGGGAAAGTATTTTATATATCCCCTACAAATACTTATTACGATATAAAAACTCATAAAGAAATAAGTGAAACTGAAGAATTAAAAGCTAAAAAAAATAATGCTATAAGTGAATTAAATTCTTCTGATAATATACTTAAACATGATCTTTTAAAAAATAATAAATTAAATTAA
- a CDS encoding sensor histidine kinase — protein MLRNREIQQLVIFFSLIAATTVTLGFAINRLAGILAIASAVAFGTVFFAFTKARYKSIAQISDQIDLVLHNADHLYIGESEEGELSILQSEITKMTLRIREQNDALKKEKEHLADSLADIAHQLRTPLTSVSLILSLLENNSDENERKALIREIKELFVQMDWLLTSLLKLSRLDAGIVIFQSKQIDVNNLISASLHPFLIPIELHDIDVEIDVQKEVIIQGDFAWLSEAIQNIFKNCMESVGEKGKIEIVCRDNPLFTEIAIHDSGAGFEKEDLPCLFDRFYRGKNPNSTGYGIGLALCKMIITRQGGTITAKNHPRGGAIFNIRFPK, from the coding sequence ATGCTTCGGAATAGAGAGATTCAGCAGCTTGTAATTTTCTTCTCTTTAATAGCTGCCACCACTGTAACGCTGGGATTTGCAATCAATAGGTTAGCTGGAATCCTTGCCATTGCTTCTGCTGTGGCCTTTGGAACAGTGTTTTTTGCTTTTACCAAAGCCCGATATAAAAGCATTGCGCAAATTTCTGATCAAATCGATCTTGTGCTTCACAATGCTGACCATCTGTATATTGGTGAATCGGAGGAGGGCGAACTTTCTATTTTGCAAAGTGAGATAACAAAAATGACGTTGCGTATTCGGGAGCAAAATGATGCACTGAAAAAAGAAAAGGAACATCTTGCCGATTCACTGGCTGACATAGCGCATCAACTCCGCACACCTCTCACATCCGTGAGTCTTATTCTGTCATTGTTAGAGAATAACTCTGATGAAAATGAACGGAAAGCATTGATACGGGAAATAAAGGAATTGTTTGTACAGATGGATTGGCTGCTTACTTCCCTGTTAAAATTATCCCGCCTAGACGCAGGAATTGTGATTTTCCAAAGTAAGCAGATAGACGTGAATAATTTAATAAGTGCTTCCCTTCATCCGTTTTTGATTCCAATAGAGCTGCACGATATTGATGTGGAAATAGACGTGCAGAAAGAAGTAATAATTCAAGGAGATTTTGCTTGGCTTTCGGAAGCAATTCAAAACATCTTTAAAAATTGTATGGAAAGCGTAGGTGAAAAGGGGAAGATTGAGATTGTCTGCAGGGACAACCCACTGTTTACCGAAATTGCTATCCACGATAGTGGTGCTGGATTTGAAAAAGAAGATTTGCCCTGCTTGTTTGACAGGTTTTATCGTGGGAAAAACCCAAATTCTACAGGATACGGCATTGGTTTGGCTCTCTGCAAGATGATTATAACACGGCAAGGAGGGACTATTACCGCAAAAAATCACCCGCGGGGTGGGGCAATATTTAACATTCGTTTCCCAAAGTGA
- a CDS encoding sulfite exporter TauE/SafE family protein, whose protein sequence is MFTILLLCFAGFLAAIIDAIAGGGGLITIPAYLMAGVPPHMALGTNKLCATCSSLTSCFNFAQSGKINLKLFKILAPFSLIGAILGVNAVMGIDANCLNIIVLILLVIVALFSLFSKNVGLKNNFHGLNKKNTLLGIFLSFSVGFYTGFFGPGTGAFMMIGLIGVFKFDFVGASGNSKSLTTISNMASLILFAFHRQINYKLAIPVSLAMIIGAKLGTKIALNKGSKVIKPVFTTISLLIAIKVLYQTIA, encoded by the coding sequence TTGTTTACTATTTTACTTCTATGTTTTGCAGGTTTTTTAGCTGCAATCATAGATGCCATAGCTGGCGGTGGAGGACTAATTACTATACCTGCATATTTAATGGCGGGAGTTCCACCCCATATGGCCTTAGGCACAAACAAACTTTGTGCTACCTGTTCTTCATTAACAAGTTGTTTTAATTTTGCTCAATCTGGAAAGATTAATTTAAAGCTATTTAAAATATTAGCTCCTTTTTCATTGATAGGTGCTATATTAGGTGTTAACGCAGTAATGGGCATTGATGCTAATTGCCTAAACATCATAGTTCTTATTTTATTAGTTATAGTAGCTTTATTCAGTTTATTTTCTAAGAATGTAGGCTTAAAGAATAATTTTCATGGATTAAATAAAAAAAATACCCTACTAGGAATATTTCTATCTTTTTCTGTAGGCTTTTATACAGGTTTTTTTGGTCCTGGTACAGGAGCTTTTATGATGATAGGATTAATTGGGGTTTTTAAGTTTGATTTTGTAGGAGCTAGTGGAAACTCAAAATCATTAACCACTATAAGCAATATGGCCTCTTTAATATTATTTGCTTTTCATAGACAAATAAACTATAAACTAGCCATACCCGTATCCTTAGCAATGATAATTGGTGCTAAGCTTGGAACAAAGATAGCTTTAAATAAAGGTTCTAAGGTAATAAAACCAGTTTTTACTACTATATCCCTTTTAATAGCTATAAAAGTACTATACCAAACCATTGCATAA
- a CDS encoding ABC transporter ATP-binding protein: MEFLKVENLCKVYGKGENQVAALDHVSLTIEKGEFTAIIGSSGSGKSTLLHIIAGVDVPTSGKVYLDGKDVYAQNNEKLAIFRRRQVGLIYQFHNLIPTLNVVENITLPILMDKRKVNEERLNDLLDLLGLKERKTHLPNQLSGGQQQRVSIGRALMNAPAVMLADEPTGSLDSRNGHEIIKLLKLSNKQYGQTLIIVTHDENIALQADRIIGISDGKVVRDERVRP; the protein is encoded by the coding sequence ATGGAGTTCTTAAAAGTTGAAAATTTATGCAAGGTCTATGGCAAGGGTGAAAACCAAGTTGCCGCACTTGACCATGTTTCACTTACAATCGAAAAAGGGGAATTTACTGCAATTATCGGCTCTTCCGGATCCGGCAAATCTACATTGCTTCATATTATCGCTGGTGTGGACGTGCCCACAAGCGGAAAGGTGTATTTGGACGGTAAGGATGTATATGCCCAAAACAATGAAAAACTTGCCATCTTCCGCAGGAGGCAGGTAGGATTGATTTACCAGTTCCACAACCTTATTCCTACTCTGAATGTGGTGGAAAACATCACATTGCCTATACTGATGGACAAGAGGAAGGTCAACGAGGAACGTTTAAATGATTTGTTAGATTTACTTGGGCTAAAGGAGCGAAAAACGCATTTACCAAATCAGCTTTCGGGCGGTCAACAACAGCGTGTTTCTATAGGACGTGCTTTGATGAACGCCCCGGCGGTGATGCTTGCTGATGAACCTACAGGTAGTTTGGACAGCCGAAATGGACATGAGATTATCAAATTACTGAAATTAAGCAATAAGCAATATGGACAGACCCTTATCATCGTTACACATGATGAAAATATCGCATTGCAAGCGGACCGAATTATCGGCATATCCGACGGGAAAGTAGTGCGAGATGAGAGGGTGAGACCATGA
- the rlmD gene encoding 23S rRNA (uracil(1939)-C(5))-methyltransferase RlmD, giving the protein MRKGKEYEFLIEETEFPGTGIAQKDGLPVYIKGTLPGQKVLAKITKKRREYAQAKLLEIIENVDYAIKNKCPHFGQCGGCSTQYIPYEKQLEIKEEQLLKLFKNKDIEDFEFLGVEKSPEEYEYRNKMEFTFGDMEKGGDLTLGMHVKNRSFSIVTVDNCEIVDKDFRSILTSVVDYFNKKGLPKYRVMSHEGFLRNLVIRKAKNTGEILVNIVTTSQMEFDFKEMVDILLKGEYKGEIKGILHTINDTLSDVVQVDKLEILYGRDYIIEELLGLKFKIAPEAFFQTNSKGAEKLYSIVKDFLGDASSKVVFDLYCGTGTIGQIVAPKAKKVIGVELIEEAVKAANENAKLNGLDNCEFIAGDVAKAIKDLKQKPDIIILDPPRPGVHPVALEYVVKFEPKEIIYVSCNPKTLVDDLEYLIDNGYKLEKVKGMDMFPHTPHVETVVKIVKK; this is encoded by the coding sequence ATGAGAAAAGGTAAGGAGTATGAATTTCTTATAGAAGAAACAGAATTTCCAGGAACAGGTATAGCGCAAAAGGATGGCCTACCAGTTTATATAAAAGGAACATTGCCAGGACAAAAGGTTTTAGCAAAAATAACTAAAAAAAGAAGAGAATATGCTCAGGCTAAACTTTTAGAAATAATAGAAAATGTGGATTATGCTATAAAAAATAAATGTCCTCATTTTGGTCAATGTGGGGGATGTTCAACACAATACATACCTTATGAAAAACAATTAGAAATAAAAGAAGAGCAATTATTAAAATTGTTTAAAAATAAGGACATAGAAGATTTTGAATTTTTAGGAGTAGAAAAAAGTCCAGAAGAATATGAATACAGAAATAAGATGGAGTTTACCTTTGGAGACATGGAAAAGGGTGGAGATCTTACTCTAGGTATGCATGTTAAAAATAGAAGTTTTTCTATTGTAACAGTGGATAACTGTGAAATTGTGGATAAAGATTTTAGGAGTATATTAACATCTGTGGTTGATTATTTTAACAAAAAAGGATTACCTAAATATAGGGTAATGAGTCACGAAGGTTTTTTAAGAAATTTAGTTATAAGAAAAGCTAAAAATACAGGAGAGATATTAGTAAACATAGTAACTACATCTCAAATGGAATTTGATTTTAAAGAAATGGTAGATATATTATTAAAGGGAGAGTACAAAGGAGAAATAAAAGGCATTCTTCATACTATAAATGACACGTTATCTGACGTAGTTCAGGTAGATAAATTAGAAATATTATATGGAAGAGATTATATAATAGAAGAGTTATTAGGACTAAAATTTAAAATAGCTCCAGAAGCCTTTTTTCAAACAAATTCAAAGGGCGCAGAAAAACTATATAGCATAGTAAAAGACTTTTTAGGTGATGCTAGTTCAAAGGTAGTTTTTGATCTTTATTGTGGTACAGGAACTATAGGTCAAATAGTTGCTCCAAAGGCTAAAAAAGTTATAGGTGTGGAATTAATAGAGGAAGCAGTTAAGGCAGCTAATGAAAATGCAAAATTAAATGGATTAGATAACTGTGAATTTATAGCTGGAGATGTAGCGAAGGCTATAAAGGACCTAAAACAGAAACCAGACATAATTATATTGGATCCACCAAGACCAGGTGTACATCCAGTAGCATTAGAATATGTGGTTAAATTTGAACCAAAAGAAATAATATATGTATCTTGTAATCCAAAAACTTTAGTGGATGACTTAGAATATCTTATAGATAATGGATATAAATTAGAAAAGGTTAAGGGCATGGACATGTTTCCTCATACACCACATGTTGAGACGGTTGTGAAGATAGTGAAGAAATAG